The DNA segment CGCCACCGACGGCTCGCCGCTCGCCACGCCGTCCGCCTCCATCTGTTCGGCCAGCTTCATGGCCTCCTCGATGAGGGTCTCGACGATCTTGGACTCGGGGACGGTCTTGATGACCTCGCCCTTGACGAAGATCTGGCCCTTGCCGTTGCCGGAGGCGACGCCGAGGTCGGCCTCGCGGGCCTCGCCTGGGCCGTTCACGACGCAGCCCATGACGGCCACGCGAAGCGGGACCTCCATGCCCGTGAGGCCTGCCGTGACCTCCTCGGCGAGCTTGTAGACGTCGACCTGGGCGCGGCCGCAGGACGGGCAGGACACGATCTCCAGGCCGCGCTGCCTGAGGTTCAGGGACTCCAGGATCTGGTTGCCGACCTTGACCTCCTCGACGGGCGGGGCCGAGAGGGACACGCGGATGGTGTCGCCGATGCCCTGGGACAGCAGGGCGCCGAAGGCCACGGCCGACTTGATCGTGCCCTGGAAGGCCGGGCCCGCCTCCGTCACGCCGAGGTGGAGCGGGTAGTCGCACTGGGCGGCCAGCTGACGGTAAGCCTCGACCATCACGACCGGGTCGTTGTGCTTGACCGAGATCTTGATGTCCCGGAAGTCGTGCTCCTCGAAGAGGGACGCCTCCCACAGGGCCGACTCGGCGAGCGCCTCGGGCGTGGCCTTGCCGTACTTCTGGAGCAGACGGCGGTCCAGCGAGCCGGCGTTGACGCCGATGCGGATCGGGGTGCCGTGGTCCTTCGCGGCCCGCGCGATCTCCTTGACCTTGTCGTCGAACTGCTTGATGTTGCCGGGGTTCACGCGGACCGCCGCGCAGCCGGCCTCGATCGCCGCGAACACGTACTTCGGCTGGAAGTGGATGTCCGCGATCACCGGGATCTGGGACTTGCGGGCGATCGTCGCGAGGGCGTCCGCGTCGTCCTGCGTCGGACAGGCCACGCGCACGATCTGGCAGCCGGAGGCCGTGAGCTCCGCGATCTGCTGGAGAGTGGCGCCGATGTCGGACGTACGCGTCGTCGTCATCGACTGGACCGAGACCGGCGCGTCCCCGCCGACCGCCACGGTGCCGACCTGGATCTGGCGGCTCCGCCGGCGCTCGGCGAGCCTGGTCGGAACGGACGGCATGCCGAGAGAAATCGCAGTCATCTGCTGTGCAACCCCAAGTCGTGGATCAAGATCCGGTCCCGTCAGCAGCGGGCTCCAGGCTTCGAGATTACGGCACCGGTCCTCACCCCAGCACATCACGCCCGGTAAACCCACTCATTCGAAGGCGGCCCGGGACATACGATCCCGGGCCGCCTCGAACTCCGTGTGACTAGGAGATTCTGACCGGGTTAACCACGTCCGCCACCAGCACGAGCAGCGTGAAGCAGACGAAGATCCCGGCCACCACGTAGGCCACCGGCATCAGCTTCGCCACATCGAACGGACCGGGGTCGGGACGGCGCAGCACCTTCGCCGTGTTGCGGCGCAGCGACTCCCACATGGCCCCCGCGATATGGCCGCCGTCGAGCGGCAGCAGCGGGAGCATGTTGAAGAGGAACAGGGAGAGGTTGAAGCCGGCCAGGAGGAAGACGAACGTGGCCAGCTGCTGCGAGGCCGGGATGTCCAGCGTCGCGATCTCGCCGCTCACCCTCGCCGCGCCCACGATGCCCATCGGGGAGTCCGGTGCGCGCTCGCCGTCGCCGAAGGTCGCGTCCCACAGGGCGGGGACCTTGGAAGGCAGGGCGATGAGGGAGTCGACGGCCTCGCCGACCCGGTCCGTCATCCAGCTGACCGAGTCGCCGAAGTCCTGTTTGACGACGCCGGTGGCCGAGCTGAAGCCGAGGAAGCCCGCCTTGATGTACTCGCCCTCGACATAGGCGCCGGCGGCGTCCTTCTTCACGACCTGGTTGGTGGCGATCTTCGCGTGCAGGGTGACTTGCTCGCCCTTGCGGTCGACGACGATCGGCACCTCCTTGCCGGCGCTGTCGCGGATGAGGTCGGAGAGGGAGTTCCACTCCTCGGTCGGTACCCCGCCGAAGGAGACGATCTTGTCGCCGGCCTTCATGCCCGCGGCGGCGGCCGGGGACTTGGGGTCGGAGGCCTTGCACTCGTCGCGGTTCTGGGTCTGGGCGATGACGCACGGGGAGACCGAGCTCACGGTGGTCGTCTGCTGCTGGATGCCGAAGCCCATCAGCACGGTGAGGAACAGGGCCACCGCGAGGACGAGGTTCATGAAGGGGCCCGCGAACATCACGATGACCCGCTTCCATGGCTTGCGCGTGTAGAAGAGGCGGGTGTGGTCACCCGGCTTGAGCTCCTCGAACGCGGCCGAGCGGGCGTCCTCGATCATGCCGCGCCAGGGGGATGTGGAGCGGGCCTCCAGGCGGCCGTCCGGTCCCGGCGGGAACATGCCGATCATGCGGATGTAGCCACCGAACGGGATCGCCTTGATGCCGTACTCGGTCTCGCCCTTGTTCCGCGACCAGATGGTGGGGCCGAAGCCGACCATGTACTGCGGCACGCGGATGCCGAACAGCTTGGCCGTGGACAGGTGGCCCAGCTCGTGCCAGGCGATCGAGGCGAGGAGCCCGACCGCGAACAGCACTATGCCGAGGATGAACATCAGGGTCGTCATGCACGGGCCTCCGCCGTGTGTGCCGCCAGTTCCTGTGCCCGCCTGCGGGCCCAGGTCTCCGCTTCGAGGACGTCCGCGACGGTGAGCGAAGTTCCCGCGCGCGGGCTGCCGTGCTCCTCCACCACCCGGGTCACGGTCTCCATGATCCCGTTGAACGGCAGTGCGCCGGCCCGGAAGGCCTCCACGCACTCCTCGTTTGCCGCATTGAACACCGCCGGTGCCGTGCCCGCGAGCTCGCCCACGTGACGCGCCAGGTTGACCGAGGGGAACGCGTCGTTGTCGAGCGGGAAGAACTCCCACGTCGACGCCTTGCTCCAGTCGAACGTCGGCGCGGCGTCGGGGACGCGCTCCGGCCAGCCGAGGCCGATGGCGATCGGCCCGCGCATGTCGGGGGGCGTCGCCTGGGCGATCGTGGATCCGTCAGTGAACTCAACCATCGAGTGAACATACGACTGGGGATGCACGACCACCTCAATGCGGTCGAAGGAAATGTCGTAGAGGAGGTGCGCCTCGATGACCTCCAGGCCCTTGTTGACGAGGGTCGCGGAGTTGATCGTGATCACCGGGCCCATGGCCCAGGTGGGGTGGGCGAGGGCGTCCTCGACGGTCACCTGGGCCAGGTCCGCCTTCGAGCGGCCCCGGAACGGCCCGCCGGACGCCGTGACGACCAGCTTCCGGACGTCTGCCCTCGTCCCGGACGCCAGCGCCTGGAACAGGGCCGCGTGCTCGGAGTCGACGGGGATGATCTGCCCTGGCTTGGCGAGCGCTTTGACCAGCGGCCCGCCGACGATCAGCGATTCCTTGTTGGCGAGCGCGAGCGTGCGGCCCGCCTCCAGGGCGGCGAGGGTGGGGGCGAGGCCGATGGAGCCGGTGATGCCGTTCAGGACGGTGTGGCAGTCGGAGGCGGCGACCTGGGTGGCCGCCTCCGGTCCTGCGACGATCTCGGGGAGCGGCTCCCCCGTGCCGTACTGGGCCTTCAGGGCCTCGCGCAGCGCCGGTACGACGTCCTCGCGGGCGACCGCGACGGTCCGCGCCTTCAGCCGGTACGCCTGCTCGGCGAGGAGGGCGACCCGGCCGCCGTTGGCGGACAGGGCGGTGACCCGGAACCGGTCGGGGTTGCGCAGCACGAGGTCGATGGCCTGGGTGCCGATCGAGCCGGTGGAGCCGAGGATCACCACGTCCTTGGGGCCGTCGCCCGCTACGGGGTCGTAGACCAGATGCGGGTCGGCGAGTGGGGCTGGACTGTCGCTCATTCCCCCATTGTGGCCGGAAGGACCGACAGGAAGGACAGGGCATCCCCATCCGCCGGGTAACAGGATGGTGAGGGGTCACTGCGGCCAGTGACCCCTCAGGGCTTCTTAGGCCCTCGAACCGTCGGTCACCTGATCGGCCGGTGCACGTTCTCCCGCTCGCTCGGGCCCGGCGTCGCGTCGGCGATCCAGGGGGCGCCGTCGTCCGACGGGTCGACGATGCCCTGCTCCAGCCACTCGTACGTGCCCGACATCACGCCCTTGACGACCTTGCGGTCGAGGTCGTCGGTGTTGGACCACAGGCGGCCGAAGAGCTCCTCGATCCGCAGGCGGGCCTGCTGGCAGAAGGCGTCAGCGAGCTGGTAGGCCTCGCGGCCGTGCTCGCCCTGGCCGCGCAGGTGCTCCGCGCGCACGCACACCGCGCTCATCGCGAACAGCTCGGCGCCGATGTCGACGACCCGGCCCAGGAAGCCCTGCTTGGTCTCCATGCGGCCCTGCCAGCGGGACATGCCGTAGAAGGTGGAGCGGGCGAGTTTGCGGGACGTGCGTTCGACGTAGCGAAGGTGCGGGGAGAGGTCGACGCCGCGTTTGAACTCGCCGTACGAATACGGCAGTTGCCCCTGGCCGGCGACCAGTTTCGGCAGCCACTTGGCGTAGAAGACGCCGGCGTTGGCGCCCGCCTTCGCCTTGTCCTGGAGGGACTTGTCGGGGTCGATGAGGTCACCGGCGACCGACAGGTGGGCGTCGACGGCCTCCCGGGCGATCAGCAGGTGCATGATCTCCGTCGAGCCCTCGAAGATGCGGTTGATGCGCAGGTCGCGCAGTACCTGCTCGGCGGCGACCGGGCGCTCGCCGCGGGCCCTGAGCGACTCGGCCGTCTCGAAGCCGCGGCCGCCGCGGATCTGGATCAGTTCGTCGGCGATCGTCCAGGCCATCTCGGAGGCGTAGAGCTTGGCGAGGGCGCCTTCGATGCGGATGTCGTTGCGGTCCTCGTCGGCCATCTGCGAGGCCAGGTCGGTGACGGCTTCCAGGGCGAAGGTGGTGGCCGCGATGAAGGAGATCTTGGAGCCGACGGCCTCGTGGGCGGCGAGCGGCTTGCCCCACTGCTCGCGCGCCGCCGACCATTCGCGGGCGATCTTCAGGCACCACTTGCCGGCGGCGACACAGGACGCGGGCAGGGACAGCCGTCCGGTGTTCAGCGTGGTGAGCGCGATCTTCAGGCCGGCGCCCTCGGGGCCGATGCGGTTGGCGGCGGGGACGCGGACCTGGTGGAAGCGGGTGACGCCGTTCTCGATGCCGCGCAGGCCCATGAAGGCGTTGCGGTTCTCGACGGTGATGCCGGGCGAGTTGGTCTCCACGACGAAGGCGGTGATGCCGCCCTTGTGGCCCTCGGACTTCGGCACTCGGGCCATGACGACGAGGAGGTCGGCGACCACGCCGTTGGTCGTCCACAGCTTGACCCCGTCGAGGACGTAGTCGTCCCCGTCGGGTACGGCGGAGGTGGCCAGGCGTGCCGGGTCGGAGCCCACGTCGGGCTCGGTCAGCAGGAAGGCGCTGATGTCGGTGCGGGCGCAGCGCGGCAGGAACCGCTCCTTCTGCTCGGGGGTGCCGAACAGCTTCAGCGGCTGCGGTACGCCGATCGACTGATGGGCGGAGAGCAGCACGCCGATCGCGGGGGACGCCGAGCCGGCCAGGGTGAGGGCCTTGTTGTAGTAGACCTGGCCGAGGCCGAGCCCGCCGTACTTGGTGTCGATCTTCATGCCGAAGGCGCCGATTTCCTTCAGCCCGTCGATCACGTCGTCGGGAATGCGGGACTCGCGCTCGATGAGGGCGCCGTCGACCTTCGTCTCGACGAAGTCGCGGAGCTTGGCGAGGAACTCCTCGCCGCGCTGGGCGGCCTCGTCGGTGGGCATCGGGTGTGGGTGGATCAGGTCGAGGCGGAAGCGGCCCAGGAACAGTTCCTTGGCGAAGCTGGGCTTGCGCCAGTCCTGCTGCCGGGCCTCCTCCGCTACCTGACGTGCCTCACGCTCAGTGACAGTGGGCTTCGTGGGTGCTGCGGACATGAGGCTCACCTCGCCGTGAATCGGGATCATGGGCCGTTTGGTTACCGACGGGTGCTACCCGATCGTATGTACCCGATTACGGGCGGGGCCACCACCCTGCGCGCGTCCATTCAGCCGATGTTGACGGAGTGCGCCTCGGTGTCCAGGCGGTCGGCGCCCGGGAACGGGGCGCGGTCAGAGGTGTTGCGCCGGCAGGGCCGTCCGGGGGACGGTGCCCCTGGAGGGCAAAGCTGTCGAAGCGCTTCGACAACCTCTGGACACCCGGCGTCGCCAGAGCTAGTGTCAAATCACCCTCAGACCCGCCCCTGCACGCATCGGCGCACTGTCGAAGCGCTTCACAACAGCTTGGAGAGCCGGATGGTCACCCTTGCCGAGGTCGCCCAGCACGCCGGAGTCTCGGCGAGCACGGTGAGCTATGTCCTCAGTGGCAAGCGGTCCATCTCCACGACCACCCGGCACCGGGTCGAGCAGAGCATCCGCGAACTCGGCTACCACCCGAACGCGGGCGCCCGTGCCCTGGCCAGCAGCAGGTCGAACATCATCGCGCTGATGATCCCGCTGCGCACCGACATGTACGTGCCGGTGATGATGGAGATCGCCATCGCGGTGGCCACCACGGCCCGCACGCACGGCTACGACGTCCTGCTGCTGACCGGCGAGGAGGGCCCCGACGCGGTGCGCCGCGTCACCGGCAGCGGGCTCGCCGACGCGATGATCCTGATGGACGTCCAGCTGGACGACGAGCGGCTGCCGCTGCTGCGCGGCACCGACCAGCCGTCCGTGCTGATCGGGCTGCCCGCCGACACCTCCGGGCTGACCTGCGTCGACCTCGACTTCAAGGCGACCGGCGCGCTGTGCGTGGAGCATCTGGCAACGCTGGGGCACCGCGACATCGCTGTCATCGGCGAGGCGCCGGCCGTCTATGAACGGCACACCGGTTTCGCGGAGCGCACGCTCGACGGACTGCGGCTGCGTTCCCAGGAGTCGGGGCTCCGGCTGCTGCACCGGTCGTGCGAGGGCGGGTACGACGCGATGGCCGTCACCCTCGCCCGCATCCTCGACGAACGCCCGGGCACCACCGGGTTCGTCGTGCAGAACGAGTCGGCGGTCGAGCCGCTGCTCGCGCTGCTGCGCCAGCAGGGCCGTGCCGTACCCGAGGACGTGTCGGTGGTCGGCATCTGCCCCGACCAGGTGGCCACCCAGGCCTCGGTGCGGCTGACGTCCGTCTCCATTCCCGCCCAGGAGATGGGCCGGCACGCCGTGGAGCAGCTGGTCGCCAAGCTCGACGGGCGCGGCAGCGACGAAGTCCTGCTGATCGCGCCCGAGTTGACGGTCCGGGCGAGCACGGGCCCGGCGCCGTCCGCCGCCCACTGACACGTCACCGCCCCCGCCTCACTGACCGCTTCACCGCCGTGCCCCCGCCGGGCACCTCCATGTCTGCATTCGCTGCCCTCCTGAGGAGCACACCTCGTGAATCAGCCTGCCGAAAACCAGCCCCAGCCAGGCACGGTCAGCCTCGCGCAGTCGTCCCCGACCGTCGGCACGTTCCGCGAGCGGGACGGCGCGCTGGAGTGGAGCGGCCGCCAGGAGACCGTACGCGTGGAGCCGTGGGGTCCGGACGCGGTCCGGGTGCGTGCCCGGCTCGGTGGTCCGGTCCTCGAAGGACTGCCGAACGCCCTTCTCGACGAACCTCCGGCCACGGGGAGCTCGGTCAAGATCGGTGACGGGGAGGCGCAGCTGACCGTGGGCGCGCTGACCGTGCTGGTCGACGCCGAGGGCCTGATCCGTTTCCTGCGCACCGAGGACGGCGAGGAGGTGCTCGCCGAGGAGCGCGCCCATTTCTGGTGGCCCGGCCCGCGTCTCTACACCGCCGTCGGCAACGGCCACCACCGCCTGGAGCAGCGCTTCGCCGCGTACGACGACGAGAGGCTGTACGGTCTCGGCCAGCACCAGCACGGACGGTTCGACCAGAAGGGCCTGGTCCTCGACCTCGTCCAGCGCAACGCCGAGGTCGGCATCCCGGTGCTGTCGTCCAGCCGGGGCTACACCCTGCTGTGGAACAACCCGGCGATCGGCCGCGTGGAGCTCGCGCACAACGGCACCAGGTGGGTCGCCGACTCGGCCCGCCAGATCGACTACTGGATCACCGCGGGCAGCCCTGCCGACGGCCAGCGGCGCTACAGCGCGGCGACGGGCCGTACGCCGATGCTGCCCGAGTGGGCGGCGGGCTTCTGGCAGTGCAAGCTGCGCTACCGCACGCAGGACGAACTCCTCGCGGTGGCGCGGGAGTACAAGCGCCGGGGCCTGCCCCTGTCGGCGATCGTCTGCGACTTCTTCCACTGGACGCACCTCGGCGACTGGAAGTTCGACCCGGCCGAGTGGCCCGACCCGGCGGCCATGGTCCGGGAACTGGACGAGCTGGGCGTCAAGTTGGTGGTCAGCGTATGGCCGTCGGTGTCGCCGCTGAGCGAGAACCACGCCCTGATGGAGCAGCGCGGCTACTTCATCGGCACCCAGTACGGCCCGATGGCACACGCCGACTGGCCCGACAAGGAGGTGGCCTCCACGGTCCAGGTGGCGTTCTACGACGCCACGAACCCGGACGCGCGTGAGTTCGTGTGGTCGAAGGTGCGCGACAACTACCTCGTCCCGTACGGCATCACGGCCTTCTGGCTGGATGCCTGCGAGCCGGAGCTGAAGCCGGGCTTCCAGGAGAATTTGCGCTACTGGACGGGTCCGGGCCTGGAGGTCGGCAACAGCTACCCGGCCGAGAACTCCCGCACCTTCCACGAGGGCCTGCGGGCACAGGGCGAGGAGGTCATCACCCTCAACCGCTCGGCCTGGGCGGGCAGTCAGCGCTACGGCGCCGCCCTGTGGTCCGGGGACATCGGCACCGACTTCGCGACCCTGCGCCGCCAGCTCGCGGCCGGACTCAACACCGCGCTGTCCGGTATCCCCTGGTGGAACACGGACATCGGCGGCTTCCACGGCGGCGACCCGGACGACCCGGCGTACCGCGAGGTCATGGTCCGCTGGTTCCAGTTCGGCGCGCTGTCCCCGCTGATGCGTCTGCACGGCTTCCGCGACCCGGGCACGCCGCTCGGCCCGGAGATGACCGGCGGCCCGAACGAGGTGTGGTCGTACGGCGAGGAGGCCGGCCCGATCCTGGAGAAGTACCTGCGGCTGCGCGAGCGCCTCAAGCCGTACGTCCTTCAGGTCATGCGCGAGGCCCACGAGGAGGGCCTGCCGGTGATGCGGCCGCTGTTCCTGGAGTTCCCGGGCGACCCGGCGGCCTGGTCGGTCGACGACGCCTACCTCTTCGGCCGCGACCTGCTGGTCGCCCCGGTGCTGTCGGCGGGCGCGACGACATGGACGACGTACCTCCCGGCGGGCGCGCGCTGGACGGACGCGTGGACCGGGGAGACGTACGGGGGCGGTGCGGCCGTGACGGTCGACGCCCCGCTGGACCGCATCCCGCTGTTCCTGCGGGACGGGGCACGGCTGCCTGTAGCGGAGTAGCCGTGTCGGAGGGGGTGGCCGGACGGTGGAGGTCTTCCGGCCATCCCCTCGGCCACTTACCCAACTTGCCTTCTCGGCACGTCAGTTCATCGGGATAGAGTCGCCGCGTGTCCTCGCCTCCGCTCGCCCTCACTCTCGCCAACCAGCTGCTGCGGCCGGGCTTCGGATCCCGTCGCGGTCCCGACCGGATCTTCGACCGGATCGTCGTGGAGACGGGAGAGGCGAAGGGGGACCGGCAGTTCGTCGACGACTTCCGGCTGCTGCTGGGCTGGTGGGCCGGGGCCGAGAACCTCACGCCTCTCGGCTGGCAGTCCGCTCAGGTCTTCGTGCGGCGGCATCTCGCCAACCGGGCGCGGGTGCGTGGGCTGATCGCCGGGCACCCGGAGATCGAGCGGGAGCCGGTCGAGAAGCCGGTGTTCGTCGTGGGCCTGCCGCGTACCGCGACCACCGTCACGCACTCCGTGCTGTCGCTCTCGGCCGAGCACCGCGGTCCCCTGCTGTGGGAACTGCTCACCCCCGGCCTGGAGCCGTCGCCCCGTGAGCGACGGAAGGCGGTCACGGCAGGCCGCCGCATGGTCCAGGGAACCAACCTGTTCGCACCGCGCTTCCGCGACATCCACGCGATGGCCGCCGAGGGCCCCGAGGAGTGCACGTTCGCCCTGCCGCACGCCCTCATGCCGCTGTCGCAGGTGCTGATACCGGAGTACGTGGAGTGGTACCGCGCGCGGGACTTCACCGACGACTACCGGTACCTCAAGCAGGTGTTCCAGGTCCTGCAGTACGGCCGTCCACGGCGCCGCTGGATCCTCAAGTCCCCGCTGCACCTGGGCAACCTCGACGCGCTGCACACGGTGTTCCCGGACGCCACGATCGTGTGGTGCCACCGCGATCCGGTCACCGTCGTGGCCTCCTTCTGCAGCCTGATCGAGCACGGCATGGCCGTCAGCACCCGCCCCCTCGACCTGCACGGCATCGGCGCCACCTGGTCCGGCCTGCTGAGCCGTGCCATGCGACGCGGCCTCGCGGCCCGTGCCGCCCTGCCCCGCGAGGCGGTGGTGGACGCCCCGTACTCCTGGCTCGGTGCCGAGCCCGCCACAGGTGCCCCGAAGCTCTACGACGCGGTCGGCGCCCGCTGGACTGACGCCGAGGCAGCCCGGCTGGCCGGTGCCGTCGCCCGCCCGAAGGGCACCCGACCGCACCGCTACGACCTGGCCCGCTACGGCCTGACCCGCGCCGAGGTCGAGGACGCCTTCGCGGACTACAACGCGCTGCGGGCCGAGGTCGACCGCGCCTGAGGCGGGACGCGGACCGGCCCCGGCCCTCCCGGCACGTCAGCTGCTGCTGACGGTCAGGTTGTTGGTGGCGAAGTCGAGCCCGCCGGACGACGAGGTGATCTCGTAGCCGAACTGCACGTCGCCGATGGTCTCGCTGCTGGACATCCAGCCCTTGGTGTTGGCGATCCAGCTGAGGATCGGCTTGATGTCCACGGTGCCGGAGTTGGAGTCGGACGTCCGCAGGAACGAGAAGACCTCGTTCGCGCCGTTGCTGCCCTTGTAGACGGTCCAGGTGTGACCGCCGAGCGTGACGTTGCCCTGCGAGGTGCCGAGCGGGCCGACGGCGCCGTTGTAGTTGACCCAGAGCATGATCTCGTAGTCGTAGTCGGTGTCCCAGATGTCGTACGACGTGTTGTACGCGCCGGACGACGGAACGGTGACGTTGTAGCTGCTGGTGAGCGAGCCGAGGGAGGCGATCGTCTTGTTGATCACCTTCTTGGAGTTGGGGTAGGACTTGATGCCGCCGGTGCCCGGGTGGTTGGCCCAGACACCCCAGTTGGTACCGGAGTTGGCCCAGATGCACTGGCTGCCGGCGCCGGAGCCCCAGATGTTGTTGTAGAGCGTGTAGCCGTTCAGACTGGTGTTGCCCCACTGGTCGCAGGAGTTCCAGACGGCGGCCGAGGCGGGGGCGGAGGCGAGCCCGACGGTGGCGCCGAGGGCCATCGCCGGGGCCAGCACGGCCATGGTGATCTTGCGTAGTGCGGT comes from the Streptomyces sp. NBC_00443 genome and includes:
- a CDS encoding glycoside hydrolase family 31 protein; translation: MNQPAENQPQPGTVSLAQSSPTVGTFRERDGALEWSGRQETVRVEPWGPDAVRVRARLGGPVLEGLPNALLDEPPATGSSVKIGDGEAQLTVGALTVLVDAEGLIRFLRTEDGEEVLAEERAHFWWPGPRLYTAVGNGHHRLEQRFAAYDDERLYGLGQHQHGRFDQKGLVLDLVQRNAEVGIPVLSSSRGYTLLWNNPAIGRVELAHNGTRWVADSARQIDYWITAGSPADGQRRYSAATGRTPMLPEWAAGFWQCKLRYRTQDELLAVAREYKRRGLPLSAIVCDFFHWTHLGDWKFDPAEWPDPAAMVRELDELGVKLVVSVWPSVSPLSENHALMEQRGYFIGTQYGPMAHADWPDKEVASTVQVAFYDATNPDAREFVWSKVRDNYLVPYGITAFWLDACEPELKPGFQENLRYWTGPGLEVGNSYPAENSRTFHEGLRAQGEEVITLNRSAWAGSQRYGAALWSGDIGTDFATLRRQLAAGLNTALSGIPWWNTDIGGFHGGDPDDPAYREVMVRWFQFGALSPLMRLHGFRDPGTPLGPEMTGGPNEVWSYGEEAGPILEKYLRLRERLKPYVLQVMREAHEEGLPVMRPLFLEFPGDPAAWSVDDAYLFGRDLLVAPVLSAGATTWTTYLPAGARWTDAWTGETYGGGAAVTVDAPLDRIPLFLRDGARLPVAE
- the dxr gene encoding 1-deoxy-D-xylulose-5-phosphate reductoisomerase, whose product is MSDSPAPLADPHLVYDPVAGDGPKDVVILGSTGSIGTQAIDLVLRNPDRFRVTALSANGGRVALLAEQAYRLKARTVAVAREDVVPALREALKAQYGTGEPLPEIVAGPEAATQVAASDCHTVLNGITGSIGLAPTLAALEAGRTLALANKESLIVGGPLVKALAKPGQIIPVDSEHAALFQALASGTRADVRKLVVTASGGPFRGRSKADLAQVTVEDALAHPTWAMGPVITINSATLVNKGLEVIEAHLLYDISFDRIEVVVHPQSYVHSMVEFTDGSTIAQATPPDMRGPIAIGLGWPERVPDAAPTFDWSKASTWEFFPLDNDAFPSVNLARHVGELAGTAPAVFNAANEECVEAFRAGALPFNGIMETVTRVVEEHGSPRAGTSLTVADVLEAETWARRRAQELAAHTAEARA
- a CDS encoding M50 family metallopeptidase, whose product is MFILGIVLFAVGLLASIAWHELGHLSTAKLFGIRVPQYMVGFGPTIWSRNKGETEYGIKAIPFGGYIRMIGMFPPGPDGRLEARSTSPWRGMIEDARSAAFEELKPGDHTRLFYTRKPWKRVIVMFAGPFMNLVLAVALFLTVLMGFGIQQQTTTVSSVSPCVIAQTQNRDECKASDPKSPAAAAGMKAGDKIVSFGGVPTEEWNSLSDLIRDSAGKEVPIVVDRKGEQVTLHAKIATNQVVKKDAAGAYVEGEYIKAGFLGFSSATGVVKQDFGDSVSWMTDRVGEAVDSLIALPSKVPALWDATFGDGERAPDSPMGIVGAARVSGEIATLDIPASQQLATFVFLLAGFNLSLFLFNMLPLLPLDGGHIAGAMWESLRRNTAKVLRRPDPGPFDVAKLMPVAYVVAGIFVCFTLLVLVADVVNPVRIS
- a CDS encoding sulfotransferase family protein encodes the protein MSSPPLALTLANQLLRPGFGSRRGPDRIFDRIVVETGEAKGDRQFVDDFRLLLGWWAGAENLTPLGWQSAQVFVRRHLANRARVRGLIAGHPEIEREPVEKPVFVVGLPRTATTVTHSVLSLSAEHRGPLLWELLTPGLEPSPRERRKAVTAGRRMVQGTNLFAPRFRDIHAMAAEGPEECTFALPHALMPLSQVLIPEYVEWYRARDFTDDYRYLKQVFQVLQYGRPRRRWILKSPLHLGNLDALHTVFPDATIVWCHRDPVTVVASFCSLIEHGMAVSTRPLDLHGIGATWSGLLSRAMRRGLAARAALPREAVVDAPYSWLGAEPATGAPKLYDAVGARWTDAEAARLAGAVARPKGTRPHRYDLARYGLTRAEVEDAFADYNALRAEVDRA
- a CDS encoding glycoside hydrolase family 12 protein; translation: MAKTALRKITMAVLAPAMALGATVGLASAPASAAVWNSCDQWGNTSLNGYTLYNNIWGSGAGSQCIWANSGTNWGVWANHPGTGGIKSYPNSKKVINKTIASLGSLTSSYNVTVPSSGAYNTSYDIWDTDYDYEIMLWVNYNGAVGPLGTSQGNVTLGGHTWTVYKGSNGANEVFSFLRTSDSNSGTVDIKPILSWIANTKGWMSSSETIGDVQFGYEITSSSGGLDFATNNLTVSSS
- a CDS encoding acyl-CoA dehydrogenase family protein, producing MSAAPTKPTVTEREARQVAEEARQQDWRKPSFAKELFLGRFRLDLIHPHPMPTDEAAQRGEEFLAKLRDFVETKVDGALIERESRIPDDVIDGLKEIGAFGMKIDTKYGGLGLGQVYYNKALTLAGSASPAIGVLLSAHQSIGVPQPLKLFGTPEQKERFLPRCARTDISAFLLTEPDVGSDPARLATSAVPDGDDYVLDGVKLWTTNGVVADLLVVMARVPKSEGHKGGITAFVVETNSPGITVENRNAFMGLRGIENGVTRFHQVRVPAANRIGPEGAGLKIALTTLNTGRLSLPASCVAAGKWCLKIAREWSAAREQWGKPLAAHEAVGSKISFIAATTFALEAVTDLASQMADEDRNDIRIEGALAKLYASEMAWTIADELIQIRGGRGFETAESLRARGERPVAAEQVLRDLRINRIFEGSTEIMHLLIAREAVDAHLSVAGDLIDPDKSLQDKAKAGANAGVFYAKWLPKLVAGQGQLPYSYGEFKRGVDLSPHLRYVERTSRKLARSTFYGMSRWQGRMETKQGFLGRVVDIGAELFAMSAVCVRAEHLRGQGEHGREAYQLADAFCQQARLRIEELFGRLWSNTDDLDRKVVKGVMSGTYEWLEQGIVDPSDDGAPWIADATPGPSERENVHRPIR
- a CDS encoding LacI family DNA-binding transcriptional regulator; this translates as MVTLAEVAQHAGVSASTVSYVLSGKRSISTTTRHRVEQSIRELGYHPNAGARALASSRSNIIALMIPLRTDMYVPVMMEIAIAVATTARTHGYDVLLLTGEEGPDAVRRVTGSGLADAMILMDVQLDDERLPLLRGTDQPSVLIGLPADTSGLTCVDLDFKATGALCVEHLATLGHRDIAVIGEAPAVYERHTGFAERTLDGLRLRSQESGLRLLHRSCEGGYDAMAVTLARILDERPGTTGFVVQNESAVEPLLALLRQQGRAVPEDVSVVGICPDQVATQASVRLTSVSIPAQEMGRHAVEQLVAKLDGRGSDEVLLIAPELTVRASTGPAPSAAH
- the ispG gene encoding flavodoxin-dependent (E)-4-hydroxy-3-methylbut-2-enyl-diphosphate synthase — encoded protein: MTAISLGMPSVPTRLAERRRSRQIQVGTVAVGGDAPVSVQSMTTTRTSDIGATLQQIAELTASGCQIVRVACPTQDDADALATIARKSQIPVIADIHFQPKYVFAAIEAGCAAVRVNPGNIKQFDDKVKEIARAAKDHGTPIRIGVNAGSLDRRLLQKYGKATPEALAESALWEASLFEEHDFRDIKISVKHNDPVVMVEAYRQLAAQCDYPLHLGVTEAGPAFQGTIKSAVAFGALLSQGIGDTIRVSLSAPPVEEVKVGNQILESLNLRQRGLEIVSCPSCGRAQVDVYKLAEEVTAGLTGMEVPLRVAVMGCVVNGPGEAREADLGVASGNGKGQIFVKGEVIKTVPESKIVETLIEEAMKLAEQMEADGVASGEPSVAVAG